The following proteins come from a genomic window of Pedobacter faecalis:
- a CDS encoding SusC/RagA family TonB-linked outer membrane protein encodes MKQIYFKCLGMILLSMITFAAYAQRVVSGTVSETSGEGIPGVTVTEKGTTNGVSTDANGKFALTVKPGATLVVRSIGYTAQEIAVGESSTINVTLQEDNTQLSEVVVTALGIRRERKSLGYAVQEVKGETLVEAREPNLVNTLSGKVAGLQVTRSSNGPAGSSRITLRGNNSLTGDNQPLIVVDGIPVSNFTGAVNPGTGTLNNDYYNPAADMGNGLGDINPEDIESVSVLKGPSAAALYGSRAGNGVIMITTKSGKAQKGLGISVSSTLGLESIFTTPEMQNVFGQGSEGEHDELSNLSWGPKASGQILPNWDGRQLPLRTYDNISNYIGTGINSNQSVTFQQQLGATSVYTSFNRLDDKSIIPGAELHRTNLLARAVSTFGKDDRWTTDTKIQYNNSNAENRPNNGANYNNIFATLYNLPRSLDITQLRNSVDENGQMIWYLPTGSTYNPYWAKNNNLNSDVRDRYILTGSLRYKFNNWLNAEVKGGMDNYTTTVEGKLYAGGRPTPNGSYNLSKQTFTETNFSALISGQKDDLLGKLGGSFSVGGNLMSQKNNILGGNSGQLVVPNLFSLNNGVNAPTVTQVYAEKKINSVYGTGQLSWDGYLFVDGTFRNDWTSTLSPKNRSYFYPSVSVSYVFTEMLTRMGKDMPSWLSYGKLRASAASVGNDLNAYELYNTYTIGKDPNGNTTANRNDVLYNPDVKNELIKSYEAGAELRFFKSRFGLDVSFYKSNATNQLIEISLDPLSGYRRKKINAGDVQNKGFEIMLDANIFQSQTGFNWVTSVNFSRNNNTLEYLTDDLTKYPLGGYDDVQVISEVGKGYGEIYGTTFRRVPDGPYAGQLLLTANGVPQATAEGSRLGNQQAKALAGITNTFGYKGFNLSFLVDGRFGGKIFSSTLSSLQQSGVAANTVVNGERQSFVVDGYIANGNTYEKSTISVTPQAYWEAVAGANNLGITEANLYDATNIRLRNVNLSYNLSSKLLANTPLQRAKIGVSCNNVWLITSHMRGLDPEAVYATGGNATGFEGTSAPTTRTFLFNLTLGF; translated from the coding sequence ATGAAACAGATCTATTTTAAATGCCTGGGCATGATCTTACTTTCGATGATTACCTTCGCGGCTTATGCGCAGAGGGTGGTATCCGGAACGGTGAGTGAAACATCAGGTGAAGGAATTCCGGGAGTGACCGTAACCGAGAAGGGTACAACAAACGGCGTGTCTACCGATGCAAACGGTAAGTTTGCGCTGACCGTTAAACCCGGTGCTACTTTGGTAGTGCGGTCAATTGGTTACACCGCACAGGAGATTGCCGTCGGCGAATCGTCAACAATTAATGTTACACTGCAGGAAGACAATACACAGCTCAGTGAAGTTGTGGTAACGGCGCTCGGCATCCGCAGAGAAAGAAAGTCTCTGGGTTACGCTGTACAGGAAGTTAAAGGCGAAACACTTGTAGAAGCACGCGAGCCTAATTTGGTGAACACGCTTTCTGGGAAAGTTGCGGGTTTGCAGGTAACGCGTTCCAGCAATGGGCCGGCAGGATCATCCAGAATAACTTTGAGAGGTAATAACTCTCTGACGGGCGATAACCAGCCACTCATAGTGGTAGACGGTATACCGGTAAGCAATTTTACAGGAGCAGTAAACCCTGGTACTGGAACACTAAACAACGACTACTATAATCCGGCTGCCGACATGGGTAATGGCTTGGGAGATATCAATCCTGAAGACATAGAAAGCGTTTCTGTATTAAAGGGACCATCGGCTGCTGCCCTTTATGGTTCCAGAGCTGGAAATGGAGTAATAATGATTACTACAAAGAGCGGAAAAGCTCAGAAGGGGTTGGGTATCAGCGTTTCATCTACCCTGGGCCTAGAAAGTATATTCACTACTCCCGAAATGCAGAATGTTTTCGGACAAGGCAGTGAAGGAGAACACGATGAATTGTCCAACTTAAGCTGGGGTCCGAAAGCGTCGGGTCAAATTCTTCCTAACTGGGATGGCAGGCAATTGCCGTTGCGCACCTATGATAATATCAGCAATTACATCGGAACAGGTATTAATTCCAATCAAAGTGTTACTTTTCAGCAGCAGCTTGGCGCAACCTCAGTATATACCTCATTCAACCGTTTAGACGACAAAAGTATCATTCCTGGAGCTGAACTGCACCGGACCAACTTGCTGGCTCGCGCCGTGAGTACCTTTGGCAAGGACGACAGGTGGACGACAGATACAAAGATTCAATACAATAATTCGAATGCAGAGAACAGGCCTAACAATGGTGCTAACTATAATAACATTTTTGCTACGCTCTATAATCTTCCCAGATCGCTTGACATTACTCAACTGAGGAACTCTGTGGATGAGAATGGGCAGATGATATGGTATCTGCCAACAGGTAGTACGTACAATCCGTATTGGGCAAAGAACAACAACCTGAATAGTGACGTCCGCGATCGTTATATTCTTACTGGATCTTTGCGATATAAGTTTAACAATTGGCTAAACGCTGAAGTAAAAGGCGGTATGGATAATTACACAACTACTGTGGAAGGTAAGCTTTACGCGGGGGGGCGGCCAACGCCGAATGGGTCGTATAACCTTAGCAAGCAGACGTTCACCGAAACAAATTTCAGTGCCTTAATTTCGGGGCAAAAAGATGATCTGTTAGGTAAACTAGGTGGCTCTTTCAGCGTTGGAGGCAATCTTATGTCACAAAAGAACAATATTTTAGGGGGTAATTCCGGCCAACTTGTTGTTCCGAATCTATTCTCGCTTAACAACGGCGTTAACGCGCCGACAGTAACCCAGGTGTATGCAGAAAAGAAAATCAACTCGGTGTATGGTACTGGTCAGCTAAGTTGGGACGGATACCTTTTCGTTGACGGTACGTTTAGAAACGACTGGACATCTACCTTAAGTCCTAAAAACCGCTCTTACTTTTATCCCTCTGTCAGCGTTTCCTATGTGTTTACCGAGATGCTTACAAGAATGGGTAAAGATATGCCATCATGGTTAAGCTATGGTAAGTTAAGGGCCTCAGCGGCTTCTGTCGGAAACGATCTGAATGCGTATGAACTATACAACACGTATACAATTGGGAAGGACCCTAACGGGAATACGACGGCAAACAGGAACGACGTTTTATACAATCCAGACGTTAAAAATGAATTGATTAAGTCTTATGAGGCCGGTGCCGAACTCCGTTTCTTCAAAAGCCGGTTTGGTTTGGATGTGTCTTTTTACAAGTCAAACGCGACAAACCAACTGATAGAAATTTCCCTAGATCCGTTAAGCGGATACAGACGGAAAAAGATCAATGCGGGTGATGTTCAAAACAAAGGGTTTGAAATCATGCTGGATGCCAATATTTTCCAAAGTCAGACCGGGTTTAACTGGGTTACCTCTGTTAACTTTTCACGCAATAACAATACGCTTGAATACTTGACAGACGACCTGACAAAGTACCCATTAGGCGGATATGATGATGTGCAGGTGATCAGCGAAGTAGGCAAGGGCTATGGTGAAATCTACGGAACTACATTTAGAAGAGTGCCTGATGGGCCGTATGCCGGGCAGCTTCTGCTAACGGCCAATGGGGTGCCTCAGGCTACAGCAGAGGGTTCCAGGCTAGGCAACCAGCAAGCTAAAGCTTTGGCTGGGATAACCAACACTTTTGGATATAAAGGATTCAACCTGTCGTTTTTGGTTGATGGCCGTTTTGGTGGCAAGATATTCTCAAGCACATTGTCGTCTTTACAGCAAAGCGGCGTAGCGGCCAATACGGTCGTAAACGGAGAGAGACAGAGTTTTGTTGTAGACGGTTACATCGCAAATGGTAATACGTATGAAAAAAGTACTATTTCGGTAACACCGCAGGCATACTGGGAAGCTGTCGCCGGGGCCAACAACCTTGGTATAACAGAGGCCAATTTGTACGATGCAACTAATATTCGTTTGAGGAACGTAAACCTGAGCTACAATCTATCATCCAAGCTTTTGGCAAATACGCCGTTGCAGAGAGCTAAAATCGGTGTTTCATGCAACAACGTGTGGTTAATAACAAGCCATATGCGTGGTCTTGATCCCGAGGCAGTGTACGCTACTGGTGGAAATGCCACGGGTTTTGAGGGTACAAGTGCTCCTACAACTCGTACATTCCTGTTTAATTTAACGTTAGGCTTTTAA
- the rimO gene encoding 30S ribosomal protein S12 methylthiotransferase RimO — MNTKIISRPAGLKKPKINVITLGCSKNTYDSEVLMGQLRGNSLEVVHEADRVGKDDIVVINTCGFIDNAKQESIDTILQYSELKDAGKVGKVIVTGCLSERYKPELQAEITNVDAYFGTNDLNELLNTLGANYKHELVGERLLTTPAHFAYFKIAEGCNRPCSFCAIPLMRGKHVSRDMNELVNEAKVLAANGTRELILIAQDLTYYGLDLYGKRNLDELLRRLSDVNGIEWIRLQYAYPSGFPMEILDAMNERDNICKYLDMPLQHITDNMLKSMRRGITKQKTIDIVNQIRDKVPGIAMRTTLICGYPGETEQDFQEMMDWVEDTRFDRLGCFTYSHEEKTHAHNLIDDVPEELKQERVDAIMELQQGISYEINQEKVGHTYKVLVDRKEGDFFIGRTEYDSPEVDNEVLISAASGYARVGDFVQVKIDRAEDFDLYGQIVK, encoded by the coding sequence ATGAATACAAAAATAATATCCAGACCTGCGGGACTAAAAAAGCCGAAGATCAATGTAATTACCCTTGGTTGCTCCAAGAATACTTACGACTCGGAGGTGTTGATGGGGCAGTTGCGGGGCAATAGTCTGGAAGTGGTGCATGAAGCAGACAGGGTGGGGAAAGACGATATTGTGGTGATCAATACCTGTGGGTTTATTGACAATGCCAAGCAGGAATCTATAGACACTATACTGCAGTACAGTGAACTTAAAGATGCCGGGAAGGTTGGAAAGGTGATTGTAACGGGATGTTTGTCTGAACGTTATAAACCTGAACTTCAGGCGGAAATCACGAACGTAGATGCGTATTTCGGCACAAACGATCTGAACGAATTGCTGAATACACTTGGTGCAAACTATAAGCATGAACTTGTGGGCGAACGCCTGCTCACAACGCCTGCTCACTTTGCTTATTTCAAAATTGCAGAGGGCTGTAACCGGCCTTGCTCTTTCTGCGCGATCCCGCTGATGCGGGGCAAACACGTGTCGCGCGACATGAACGAACTCGTAAATGAGGCGAAAGTTCTTGCGGCCAACGGAACGAGGGAATTGATCCTGATTGCTCAGGATCTGACTTACTACGGCCTTGACTTGTATGGAAAACGTAACCTGGATGAACTGCTGCGCCGGCTGTCGGACGTAAACGGCATTGAATGGATCAGGCTTCAGTACGCCTATCCTTCCGGCTTTCCTATGGAGATTCTGGATGCCATGAACGAGCGGGACAATATTTGTAAGTACCTTGATATGCCTTTACAGCATATCACCGATAATATGCTGAAGTCGATGCGCCGGGGCATCACCAAGCAAAAGACCATAGATATCGTTAACCAGATCAGGGACAAGGTGCCCGGCATCGCGATGCGGACTACCCTGATTTGCGGCTATCCGGGCGAAACGGAGCAGGATTTTCAGGAGATGATGGATTGGGTGGAAGATACCCGGTTCGACCGCCTGGGCTGCTTTACCTATTCCCATGAAGAAAAAACACATGCACATAATCTTATTGATGACGTGCCGGAGGAGCTGAAGCAGGAACGTGTAGACGCTATTATGGAGCTTCAGCAGGGAATTTCTTACGAAATAAACCAGGAGAAAGTTGGCCACACCTATAAGGTGCTGGTAGACCGTAAGGAAGGCGATTTCTTTATTGGACGTACGGAGTACGACTCGCCGGAGGTTGATAATGAGGTATTGATCAGTGCCGCGTCGGGTTATGCACGTGTGGGTGATTTTGTACAGGTTAAAATAGACCGCGCGGAGGATTTTGACCTGTATGGACAGATTGTAAAATAA
- a CDS encoding DUF4295 domain-containing protein has translation MAKKVVATLKTGKGKEYSKVITMTKSPKTGAYSFKEIIVHNDHVQDAITASKK, from the coding sequence ATGGCTAAGAAAGTAGTTGCGACCCTGAAAACGGGTAAAGGAAAAGAATATTCAAAAGTTATTACAATGACTAAGTCGCCTAAAACCGGTGCTTATTCTTTCAAAGAAATCATTGTTCACAACGATCACGTTCAGGATGCGATTACTGCATCTAAGAAGTAA
- the ftsY gene encoding signal recognition particle-docking protein FtsY: MGLFDFFKKKETAPEAQEALDKGLEKTKEGFFSKITKAVAGKSTVDDDVLDNLEEVLVTSDVGVTTTLKIIERIQARVARDKYLSTTELNNLLRDEIQLLLAENNSNDFRNFEYGSGKKPYVIMVVGVNGVGKTTTIGKLAHKLKAENLKVVLGAADTFRAAAVDQIKLWGERVGTRVVAQPMGSDPASVAFDTLQSAVANGEDVVIIDTAGRLHNKVGLMNELGKIKNVMNKVVPGAPHEILLVLDGSTGQNAFEQCKQFTEATDVNALAITKLDGTAKGGVVIGISDQFKIPVKYIGVGEGVNDLQLFDKKNFVDSLFK, encoded by the coding sequence ATGGGGTTATTCGATTTTTTCAAGAAAAAAGAAACTGCACCTGAAGCTCAGGAGGCGCTTGACAAGGGGCTGGAAAAAACCAAGGAGGGTTTCTTCAGTAAGATCACCAAAGCTGTAGCCGGTAAGTCTACAGTGGATGATGATGTACTTGATAATCTGGAAGAAGTACTTGTGACCTCGGATGTGGGCGTAACGACAACCCTGAAGATTATTGAGCGGATACAGGCCCGGGTAGCTCGCGACAAATATTTGTCGACCACCGAGTTGAACAACCTGCTTCGTGATGAGATCCAATTACTGCTGGCCGAGAACAACAGCAACGATTTCCGGAACTTCGAATACGGGAGTGGCAAAAAACCCTATGTGATTATGGTGGTGGGTGTAAACGGCGTAGGTAAAACAACAACCATTGGCAAACTGGCGCACAAACTGAAAGCGGAAAACCTGAAGGTTGTGCTGGGCGCAGCGGATACGTTCCGAGCAGCAGCAGTAGATCAGATCAAACTCTGGGGAGAACGTGTGGGAACCCGTGTTGTGGCTCAGCCTATGGGCTCAGACCCGGCTTCGGTGGCTTTCGACACCTTGCAGTCTGCCGTTGCAAATGGAGAGGATGTGGTGATTATTGACACCGCTGGCCGGCTGCATAATAAAGTCGGTTTGATGAACGAACTCGGCAAAATCAAAAATGTGATGAACAAGGTTGTCCCAGGCGCACCGCACGAAATATTGCTGGTGCTGGACGGGTCGACCGGGCAAAACGCTTTTGAACAATGCAAGCAATTTACCGAAGCCACTGATGTGAACGCTCTGGCTATCACTAAGCTTGACGGCACAGCAAAAGGGGGCGTGGTGATCGGGATATCTGACCAGTTTAAGATACCCGTGAAATATATCGGTGTGGGTGAAGGCGTGAATGACTTACAGCTGTTCGACAAAAAGAACTTTGTGGACAGTCTGTTTAAATAG
- the bshC gene encoding bacillithiol biosynthesis cysteine-adding enzyme BshC has protein sequence MQAKYISYQDTGAFSQIVLDYISGEAKLSDFYSFKPDTDGFSHAIRNRRFSGDRQRLVTVLQNQYIEVQTTALVKDNITLLADERTFTITTGHQLNIFTGPLYFIYKIVTAINLAKQLKQEFPEYNFVPVYWMATEDHDFAEINHVRIEEKKLSWNKDNAAGATGRMGIKDIAEVLAAYKGYLGISENGLELAGIVEKAYQGKPGKLSDATRILVDSLFGEYGLVCVDADVPELKQQFADIIRRDIETGDSYKKITSSNEALEALGYKTQVNPREINFFYMLDGLRERIVKEEDKYQILNTEISFSVEELEREIDANPERFSPNVVMRPLYQEVILPNLCYIGGGAELTYWLQLKGNFDRYKIDFPVLMLRNSALIIDKRSAEKMHMLGIKEKELFTDSDQLKSTWVHAHAEHRILLSDEQRALGALFDQIKLNAYKIDKTLSETTDMAKHKALKLIHMLEKKMLKAEKRRHATALSQIEGLKLRLFPGGVLQERVLNIAPMYIAHGKDFIPALIAAFDPMEPKFTILFAS, from the coding sequence ATGCAGGCTAAATACATCTCATATCAGGATACCGGTGCGTTTTCTCAAATTGTACTGGATTACATCAGCGGCGAAGCGAAGCTTAGCGACTTTTATAGTTTTAAACCGGATACCGACGGCTTTAGCCATGCGATCAGGAACAGGCGTTTTTCGGGCGACCGGCAGCGCCTGGTTACAGTACTGCAAAATCAGTATATCGAGGTGCAGACTACTGCTTTGGTAAAAGATAATATTACCTTGCTTGCAGATGAACGGACGTTTACCATAACAACCGGTCACCAGCTCAACATCTTCACCGGACCACTTTACTTCATCTATAAGATCGTTACCGCAATTAATCTGGCCAAACAATTAAAGCAAGAGTTCCCCGAGTATAACTTCGTACCCGTATATTGGATGGCTACAGAAGATCACGATTTCGCAGAGATTAATCACGTCCGCATCGAGGAAAAAAAGCTTAGCTGGAACAAAGACAACGCTGCCGGGGCTACGGGTCGCATGGGCATAAAAGACATTGCTGAAGTACTAGCGGCGTACAAGGGTTACCTTGGCATCAGCGAGAACGGTCTGGAGCTGGCAGGCATCGTTGAAAAAGCCTATCAGGGCAAACCTGGAAAGCTAAGCGATGCCACAAGGATTCTGGTCGATTCGCTCTTCGGCGAATACGGACTTGTATGTGTTGATGCAGACGTTCCGGAGCTGAAGCAACAGTTTGCAGACATTATCCGCCGGGATATAGAAACCGGAGACAGCTATAAGAAGATCACTAGCAGCAACGAGGCTTTAGAGGCCTTGGGATACAAAACCCAGGTAAACCCAAGGGAGATCAACTTTTTTTATATGCTTGACGGTTTGCGCGAGCGCATTGTAAAAGAAGAGGACAAGTATCAGATTCTCAATACGGAAATCAGCTTTAGTGTTGAAGAACTTGAACGGGAGATTGACGCCAATCCGGAACGCTTCAGCCCCAATGTCGTGATGCGTCCTCTTTATCAGGAAGTTATCCTGCCCAACTTGTGTTACATAGGTGGCGGGGCCGAACTCACCTACTGGCTGCAGCTTAAGGGTAATTTTGATCGCTATAAAATTGATTTCCCTGTCCTTATGCTGAGGAATTCTGCCTTGATCATCGATAAGCGAAGTGCAGAGAAGATGCATATGCTCGGAATTAAAGAAAAGGAACTTTTTACCGACTCAGATCAGCTAAAATCGACCTGGGTGCATGCGCATGCCGAGCATAGGATACTACTGTCGGACGAGCAACGTGCACTTGGAGCGTTATTCGACCAGATTAAATTAAACGCTTACAAGATTGATAAAACGCTATCCGAGACGACAGACATGGCCAAACATAAGGCGCTTAAGCTCATTCATATGCTTGAAAAAAAGATGCTTAAAGCCGAAAAGCGACGTCATGCTACTGCCCTGTCGCAGATCGAGGGTTTGAAACTCAGGTTATTCCCGGGCGGGGTATTACAGGAACGCGTGCTTAACATTGCCCCGATGTACATAGCTCACGGTAAAGATTTTATTCCGGCGCTCATCGCTGCATTTGATCCGATGGAACCAAAATTTACCATTCTTTTTGCTTCATGA
- the rpmB gene encoding 50S ribosomal protein L28 — MSRVCDLTGKAAMTGFNVSHSNVKTKRKFYPNLQLQKFYIPEEDRWITLKVSTSAIKTINKIGVSEAINRFMKKGYL, encoded by the coding sequence ATGTCTAGAGTTTGTGATTTAACCGGAAAAGCGGCAATGACAGGTTTCAATGTTTCTCACTCAAACGTTAAAACCAAACGTAAGTTTTATCCTAACTTACAGCTTCAGAAATTTTATATTCCTGAAGAAGATCGTTGGATAACACTTAAAGTGTCTACGTCAGCTATCAAAACCATCAATAAAATTGGTGTTAGCGAAGCGATTAACCGCTTCATGAAAAAGGGATATTTGTAG
- a CDS encoding SusD/RagB family nutrient-binding outer membrane lipoprotein: protein MKNILKQSLVVFAVAIAATSCKKFEDINVNPVAASEDQVQVEYFINNSIISAQMNPDVAERSFVLYWKPAGRQASDYDGGAISAGSYNDGWTNAYYDQVASWLNMANTAIEIGNKQIAAGNAKTYTPNLVQVARIWRAYLMSEMSDNFGPIPIKGFEGANPEFTDVKAVYYYILDELKDASGKLDVSVVNPTDLGKQDPAYQYNYAKWKKYATSMRLRLSMRLSEVDADKARTEFEAAAATNDFIIDNADNFQVQEKDGWDPLTGVMSRSWDTQPLSATLNNLFVGLGGIKSADLLGADFQSAIKPANWLGQRFPDHFATKTNDPMAGYWFNGLPYSIDPRAYKLFSIPGDINNPNYPKQNGNYDIVTVRNLKAPGGAIAKTIDAKYTWNARVDGDWGTKDALNELVNYGGTMPRINMQFRNSTQKRLFFGPWETYFLLAEAGVRGWNVPINAQTAYETGIARSFEYWGLNMGSYLTSTDYNRVGTSVSWTHTIEPTTRQMNYEDGLSGAAGTVSVPYPKNDLYKNGTVKNDHLTKIITQKFIAQTPWLPLETWSDHRRLGLPFFENPAIEQPINTLPALTEATYMTASTKYIPQRLKYPSNLQNNNASGYAQAVAALGGADAILTPLWWAQKQ from the coding sequence ATGAAAAATATCCTGAAACAGTCTTTAGTCGTTTTTGCTGTAGCAATTGCGGCAACTTCCTGCAAGAAGTTTGAAGACATTAATGTTAACCCGGTCGCCGCTAGTGAAGATCAGGTACAAGTTGAATATTTCATAAATAACTCCATTATTTCTGCACAGATGAACCCCGATGTCGCGGAACGCTCGTTCGTTTTGTACTGGAAGCCCGCGGGGAGACAGGCGTCGGATTATGATGGCGGCGCGATATCGGCCGGCAGTTATAATGACGGCTGGACAAATGCCTATTACGACCAGGTTGCAAGCTGGTTAAATATGGCAAATACCGCGATTGAAATAGGTAATAAGCAGATTGCAGCGGGCAACGCTAAAACATACACACCCAATCTGGTACAGGTAGCCAGGATATGGCGCGCCTACCTGATGAGCGAAATGTCGGACAACTTTGGTCCCATTCCTATCAAAGGTTTTGAGGGGGCCAACCCGGAGTTTACCGATGTAAAAGCTGTGTACTATTACATTTTAGACGAACTTAAGGATGCCAGTGGAAAATTGGATGTCTCTGTTGTAAATCCGACAGATCTAGGCAAACAAGATCCTGCATACCAATACAACTATGCCAAATGGAAAAAATATGCCACTTCAATGCGCCTGCGTTTGTCAATGCGGCTGTCAGAAGTGGACGCGGACAAAGCCCGTACAGAATTTGAAGCGGCAGCGGCTACTAATGATTTTATCATCGATAACGCAGACAATTTTCAGGTGCAGGAAAAGGATGGCTGGGATCCACTAACTGGCGTAATGAGTCGTTCATGGGATACTCAGCCTTTATCAGCCACATTGAACAACCTGTTTGTAGGTTTGGGCGGCATTAAGTCCGCTGATCTACTTGGTGCCGACTTCCAGTCCGCCATTAAGCCGGCAAACTGGCTTGGACAAAGATTCCCAGATCATTTTGCAACCAAGACAAACGACCCTATGGCTGGCTATTGGTTTAATGGCTTACCGTATTCAATTGATCCGAGGGCGTATAAATTGTTCAGCATCCCAGGTGATATTAACAATCCAAATTATCCAAAGCAAAACGGAAATTATGATATCGTTACCGTGCGAAATCTTAAAGCTCCGGGGGGTGCAATTGCGAAAACTATAGATGCGAAATATACATGGAACGCAAGGGTAGACGGCGACTGGGGTACTAAGGATGCATTAAATGAACTAGTGAATTACGGCGGCACGATGCCGAGAATTAATATGCAGTTCAGAAATAGCACTCAAAAAAGACTATTCTTTGGTCCTTGGGAGACGTATTTCCTATTGGCTGAGGCTGGCGTGAGGGGTTGGAATGTGCCGATTAATGCGCAAACCGCTTACGAGACTGGTATTGCCAGGAGCTTTGAATACTGGGGACTTAATATGGGGTCTTATTTAACTTCTACAGACTATAACCGAGTTGGCACTTCTGTCAGCTGGACACATACCATTGAACCAACCACACGGCAAATGAATTATGAAGATGGATTGTCGGGGGCTGCGGGTACAGTGTCTGTTCCATATCCTAAGAATGATTTATATAAAAACGGCACTGTGAAGAACGATCATCTGACAAAAATTATCACACAAAAGTTTATTGCTCAAACGCCATGGTTACCTTTGGAAACCTGGAGTGATCACCGGCGACTTGGATTGCCCTTCTTTGAAAATCCAGCAATAGAACAGCCAATTAATACGTTACCGGCATTGACGGAGGCTACTTATATGACTGCAAGTACAAAGTATATCCCTCAGCGCTTAAAATATCCATCCAACCTACAAAATAACAACGCTAGCGGCTACGCTCAAGCCGTTGCAGCCCTGGGAGGCGCGGATGCAATACTGACACCTCTTTGGTGGGCACAAAAGCAATAA
- a CDS encoding Ldh family oxidoreductase gives MMFHTFSADRLREFTVSVFTKMGCPEEDARLAADVLLQSDLRGVDSHGVARLSGYVRLWEKGRINAQPNIQVVHETPTTATVDGDAGLGLVVAPFAMKVAIEKARQYGSGWVSVKNSNHFGIAGYHALLAVAEDMIGISMTNASPLVAPTYSSERLLGTNPMCYAFPAGKYPPMVVDMATAAAANGKLEIAQRSGAAIPEGWVQRADGGTSTDPHQLKQGGALLPLGSDKDHGSHKGFGLGATVDILSAVLSGANYGPWVPPFVAFLEPASDPVGQGIGHFFGAMRVDGFRPAQDFKDHMDNWISRFKSSATTDPDKKVVIPGEPEYLSEIERKEKGIPLIDAVVNDLNALAESLNLPAL, from the coding sequence ATGATGTTCCATACATTTAGTGCAGACCGGCTCCGGGAGTTTACCGTGTCGGTGTTTACAAAAATGGGATGCCCGGAAGAAGATGCCCGTCTTGCTGCCGACGTCCTGCTTCAATCGGACCTCCGAGGTGTAGATTCCCATGGCGTTGCCCGTCTCAGCGGCTATGTGCGCCTTTGGGAAAAAGGGCGGATCAATGCGCAGCCAAACATACAGGTTGTACATGAAACGCCGACCACGGCAACGGTAGACGGCGATGCGGGACTTGGACTTGTCGTGGCTCCTTTCGCGATGAAGGTCGCAATAGAAAAGGCGAGGCAATATGGAAGCGGTTGGGTATCTGTAAAAAACTCGAATCATTTCGGGATTGCCGGATATCACGCACTGCTTGCAGTGGCCGAAGACATGATCGGTATTAGCATGACCAATGCCAGTCCGCTGGTTGCCCCTACTTACTCAAGTGAACGCCTGCTGGGCACCAACCCGATGTGCTATGCTTTTCCAGCCGGAAAATACCCGCCTATGGTGGTAGATATGGCCACCGCGGCCGCGGCCAACGGTAAATTGGAGATCGCGCAAAGGTCAGGCGCGGCTATCCCTGAAGGCTGGGTACAGCGTGCCGACGGTGGTACCTCTACCGACCCTCATCAGCTTAAACAAGGCGGGGCATTATTGCCACTTGGCAGTGATAAAGATCATGGCAGTCATAAAGGCTTCGGACTAGGCGCTACGGTAGATATATTGTCAGCAGTACTTTCAGGCGCGAATTACGGTCCCTGGGTACCCCCTTTTGTAGCGTTCTTAGAGCCTGCTTCCGACCCGGTCGGACAAGGCATAGGCCACTTCTTTGGTGCCATGCGGGTAGACGGCTTCCGTCCGGCCCAGGATTTCAAAGATCACATGGACAACTGGATCAGCAGGTTTAAATCTTCTGCAACCACCGACCCAGATAAGAAGGTAGTCATTCCCGGTGAGCCCGAATACCTATCTGAAATTGAACGCAAAGAAAAAGGAATTCCATTAATAGATGCAGTGGTAAACGACCTGAACGCACTGGCAGAAAGTCTAAACCTGCCTGCTTTATAA
- the rpmG gene encoding 50S ribosomal protein L33, whose protein sequence is MAKKGNRVQVILECTEHKTSGMPGMSRYITTKNRKNTTERLELKKFNPVLRKVTVHKEIK, encoded by the coding sequence ATGGCAAAAAAAGGTAACAGAGTACAAGTTATTCTAGAATGTACAGAACATAAAACCAGTGGCATGCCTGGTATGTCAAGGTACATTACTACTAAAAACCGGAAGAATACGACTGAAAGATTGGAGCTGAAAAAATTCAATCCTGTATTAAGAAAAGTAACTGTACACAAAGAAATCAAGTAA